A stretch of DNA from Candidatus Methanomethylicota archaeon:
TATTCTTATTTGATGGAATTGCTACACCTACAGATGCAGCTATTAATCTATGAGGTTCATTTGTTGAATTTTTAGACATTACTGCGAAAACAATTTCTCCAGGATTAAGCATTTTTAATCCTTTATCTTTAGAAATCATTTTACAACCTGGAGGAATTACACTAGAAACACTTACAAGATTACAATGATGTATTCCTGCATCTCTTAAAGCTAATTCAAAAGATTGAAGTTGATCTTTATGTTTTCCAACACCTTTTGTTAAAAAGAAATATTTTGGAATCATTTAAAAATTATA
This window harbors:
- a CDS encoding arginine decarboxylase, pyruvoyl-dependent; the protein is MIPKYFFLTKGVGKHKDQLQSFELALRDAGIHHCNLVSVSSVIPPGCKMISKDKGLKMLNPGEIVFAVMSKNSTNEPHRLIAASVGVAIPSNKNIHGYLSEYHSFGQTDEVTGDYAEDLAATMLATSMGISFDPQTAWDERKKFFKTSGIIIKTTNITQSATGDKNGLWTTVIAAAVFILHD